A single Anatilimnocola floriformis DNA region contains:
- a CDS encoding beta strand repeat-containing protein, translating to MSLSLNGLWNRLTASSRRQRPAVKKQTRRSFLESLEKREVLTIVTIPGGGGSSWSFSDDVTTTNGLPTGGSSSIGVPGDGASIEDATIGVQNDAFDFAAKVWVNDSVVGGSLTDNAPNINFAPSVKSVLNVNYSYYLAADSATLRALLTLSNPTASDITVPVDYAGNFGSDASTTVAATSSGDTTFAANDRWLVTDDGNSIDPANTTVLAGPFSPDVLPSTVSPVVFSANVDSGQGVLARYSVTVPAGQSRSLMFFQKINTTSALATSEAPTFFNTNPAQDSDLVAGLSAAQLARIVNWDFGGLIVAPTADAGKLYSVNEGGSVILSAANSDDADGNITAYEWDLDNNGSYETSGVSPTFSAAGIDGPTTRTVGLRVTSDDGEFAFDTATIHINNVAPTLLMSLSNGGVVNENSTLTLTGTVTDPASADTFTLKLNWGDSLSPNNTQTFSLGTAALTVAENGINWNPATRVFSLPHQYLDDNPSDTSNDFYPVSATLTDDDSLPRVLFVSDSFTDLTIPAALGAAYDVTVVANDFANGNAALLADLSGYAAVVWSSTGGGFGDIAPAAVIANLTTYVTAGGKVFVTGYDSAGSPVDSNLAAFVGGAGVVDTDAVPDAIIDLASSLTTGVVDIRNVVPVNSYVDLDAITDLDADTIGVVSSAEGFQWTLRTLGTGEIAYVSNGAFLGDTFDNWLVTAPIGNSTYNAAVRNFVFAAVANAPPAVPETLTVNVKNVKPVAADQTVTTAEDAASAPINVLTGLTDAGTLDTHTAVAVDAFTPAGAFYSLAADGTFVYDPSGAFNSLSAGATATETISFTIVDDDGGTATGSIVVTITGDNDAPFAQSMVYSTAEDTPLVVPAPGALTNASDNDTGDVLTAILVEAPEHAASFALNPDGSFHYTPTADYNGTDSFTYKANDGLADSNTVTIVLNTTPVADYDFGDAPASYGVAQHSEGLNYIGGDFQTGPLLGTRDFETANQASANANGDDLAGSDDEGGITFGSATLVPGVVSTVTANASAPGKLDAWIDFNRNGVFDAAEKIASGLDVVAGANVVTFTVPSTAVVGGSFARFRISTSGSALPTGLADDGEVEDYAVTIAAAPSVADGTSQLVGRTLVINGTNSYDAILVRQTSSNPLTGRVIVIIAPYGRSAIYPLSSFDDIVIHGFAGSDAITVFQPLSKPTAIYGDAGNDVIFGGSGNDYLDGGAGIDTIYGGAGNDILYGGTGADTDVLSGDAGRDLILGGGGFDNINAGTDDDIVIGGSLTNMTRANLQNILALWTANTPFATRITSLNGLINNTTVVDDGIFDYVFGSTGRDWLVDYSLRDLFLDYSANALTGDKKN from the coding sequence ATGTCGTTGTCTTTAAATGGTCTTTGGAATCGTCTCACTGCATCCTCACGCCGGCAACGCCCCGCGGTAAAGAAGCAAACGCGCCGCTCGTTTTTGGAGTCGCTCGAAAAGCGCGAGGTGCTGACGATCGTCACCATTCCCGGCGGCGGCGGTTCGAGCTGGAGCTTTTCGGACGATGTCACGACGACCAACGGTCTCCCCACGGGCGGCAGTTCTAGCATCGGCGTGCCCGGCGATGGTGCTTCGATCGAAGACGCGACCATCGGCGTCCAAAATGACGCCTTCGATTTTGCAGCCAAGGTCTGGGTGAATGACTCAGTCGTCGGCGGCTCGCTCACGGACAACGCGCCGAACATCAACTTTGCCCCGTCGGTGAAATCGGTACTGAACGTCAATTACAGCTATTACCTGGCAGCCGATAGCGCCACGTTGCGCGCGCTGCTGACCTTGAGCAATCCCACGGCGAGCGACATCACGGTTCCGGTCGATTACGCGGGCAACTTTGGTTCCGATGCTTCGACGACCGTCGCCGCGACCAGCAGTGGCGACACGACGTTTGCTGCCAACGATCGTTGGCTGGTGACCGACGACGGCAATTCCATTGATCCGGCGAACACAACCGTCTTGGCAGGTCCCTTCTCGCCGGACGTCCTACCCTCCACTGTGTCGCCAGTGGTATTCAGCGCCAACGTCGACAGTGGGCAGGGAGTGCTCGCTCGCTACAGCGTGACTGTCCCCGCGGGCCAAAGTCGCTCGCTGATGTTCTTTCAGAAAATCAACACCACCTCCGCCTTAGCAACGAGCGAAGCGCCGACGTTCTTCAACACGAATCCAGCGCAAGATAGCGATCTGGTCGCCGGACTCTCTGCAGCTCAGTTGGCGAGAATCGTCAACTGGGATTTTGGTGGCCTCATCGTTGCTCCGACCGCTGACGCGGGCAAACTCTATTCGGTGAACGAAGGTGGCAGCGTGATTCTATCGGCGGCCAATTCGGACGATGCCGATGGAAACATCACGGCCTACGAGTGGGATCTCGATAACAACGGCAGTTACGAAACGAGCGGCGTATCGCCGACGTTCTCAGCCGCGGGCATCGATGGTCCGACCACGCGCACGGTCGGTTTGCGCGTGACCAGCGATGACGGCGAATTTGCCTTTGATACGGCGACCATTCATATCAACAACGTCGCTCCCACCTTGCTGATGAGTTTGAGCAATGGCGGGGTCGTGAATGAAAACAGCACTCTGACGCTGACCGGAACCGTGACCGATCCAGCGTCAGCCGACACCTTCACCTTGAAATTGAACTGGGGCGACTCACTCTCGCCGAACAATACGCAGACCTTCAGCCTGGGCACTGCGGCCCTCACCGTGGCCGAGAATGGCATCAATTGGAATCCAGCCACCCGCGTCTTCTCGCTGCCACATCAGTACCTGGACGACAATCCCAGCGACACCAGCAACGATTTTTATCCGGTGTCGGCCACACTGACCGATGACGACAGCCTGCCGCGCGTGCTGTTTGTTTCCGACTCTTTCACCGACCTGACGATTCCCGCGGCACTCGGCGCGGCTTACGACGTCACGGTGGTGGCCAACGACTTCGCCAATGGCAACGCAGCCCTGTTGGCCGATCTGTCGGGTTACGCTGCCGTGGTGTGGAGTTCGACGGGGGGTGGCTTTGGCGACATCGCACCGGCTGCGGTCATCGCGAATTTGACGACGTACGTCACTGCCGGCGGCAAGGTCTTTGTCACGGGTTATGATTCGGCCGGTTCTCCAGTTGATTCCAACCTGGCTGCGTTTGTCGGCGGGGCAGGTGTCGTGGACACGGACGCCGTCCCCGACGCAATCATCGATCTGGCCAGCAGCCTGACAACAGGCGTGGTGGATATTCGCAACGTCGTTCCCGTCAATTCGTATGTCGACCTGGATGCGATTACCGACCTGGATGCAGATACCATCGGCGTCGTTTCTTCTGCCGAAGGTTTTCAATGGACGCTGCGCACGTTGGGCACTGGCGAAATTGCCTACGTCAGCAATGGCGCGTTCTTGGGCGACACATTCGACAACTGGCTCGTCACCGCCCCCATCGGTAACTCAACCTACAACGCCGCGGTACGCAATTTTGTGTTCGCTGCGGTAGCCAACGCACCACCGGCTGTGCCGGAAACGCTCACCGTCAACGTGAAGAACGTGAAGCCCGTCGCGGCCGATCAGACAGTGACCACCGCCGAAGACGCCGCCAGCGCGCCGATCAATGTACTGACGGGGCTGACCGACGCCGGCACGCTCGATACGCACACTGCCGTTGCCGTGGATGCTTTCACGCCCGCGGGAGCCTTCTATTCGCTCGCCGCCGATGGCACGTTTGTCTACGATCCCTCCGGCGCGTTCAATTCGCTTTCGGCAGGCGCTACGGCGACCGAAACCATCTCGTTCACGATTGTCGACGACGACGGCGGCACGGCGACCGGTTCGATCGTCGTCACCATCACGGGCGATAACGACGCGCCGTTCGCTCAAAGCATGGTCTACTCGACCGCGGAAGACACGCCGCTGGTGGTGCCAGCGCCGGGCGCGCTGACAAACGCCAGCGACAACGACACGGGCGACGTGTTGACCGCGATACTGGTCGAGGCGCCCGAACATGCCGCTTCGTTCGCGCTCAATCCCGATGGCTCGTTCCATTACACGCCGACTGCCGATTACAACGGCACGGACAGCTTCACCTACAAGGCCAACGACGGCTTGGCCGATTCGAACACCGTCACGATCGTTCTCAATACGACTCCGGTCGCGGATTACGACTTCGGCGATGCGCCGGCCTCTTACGGCGTGGCCCAGCATTCGGAAGGTTTGAACTACATCGGTGGCGATTTCCAAACCGGGCCGCTGCTCGGCACGCGCGATTTTGAAACCGCGAATCAGGCCTCGGCCAATGCCAACGGCGATGATCTGGCCGGCAGCGATGACGAAGGAGGAATCACCTTCGGTTCGGCAACGCTAGTCCCTGGCGTGGTCAGCACGGTCACGGCCAACGCGAGCGCTCCGGGCAAGCTCGATGCCTGGATCGATTTCAATCGCAACGGAGTGTTCGATGCCGCAGAAAAGATTGCCAGCGGTTTAGACGTTGTTGCGGGCGCCAATGTCGTGACCTTCACCGTGCCGAGCACTGCCGTCGTCGGCGGCAGCTTTGCCCGCTTCCGCATCAGCACCAGCGGCAGCGCGCTGCCCACCGGCCTGGCCGATGACGGCGAAGTGGAAGATTACGCAGTGACGATCGCCGCCGCCCCTTCAGTGGCCGACGGCACCTCGCAACTCGTGGGACGTACGCTCGTCATCAACGGCACGAACTCGTACGACGCCATCTTGGTTCGCCAAACGAGCTCGAATCCGCTAACCGGCCGCGTGATTGTGATCATCGCCCCCTACGGCAGATCGGCCATCTATCCGTTGTCGTCCTTCGATGACATCGTCATCCACGGTTTCGCCGGCAGCGACGCGATCACGGTCTTTCAGCCCCTCAGCAAGCCGACTGCGATTTATGGCGATGCCGGGAACGACGTGATCTTCGGCGGCAGCGGCAATGATTACCTCGACGGCGGCGCTGGCATCGATACGATTTACGGCGGCGCCGGCAACGACATTCTGTATGGCGGAACGGGAGCCGACACCGACGTCCTGTCGGGAGATGCAGGCCGCGATTTGATCCTGGGTGGTGGCGGCTTTGACAACATCAACGCCGGCACGGATGACGATATCGTGATCGGCGGCAGTCTGACGAACATGACCCGCGCGAACCTGCAAAACATTCTCGCGCTCTGGACCGCCAACACGCCGTTTGCCACGCGGATTACCTCGCTGAACGGCTTGATCAACAACACGACCGTGGTCGACGACGGCATCTTCGACTATGTGTTCGGTTCGACGGGCCGCGATTGGCTCGTCGACTACAGCCTGCGCGATCTCTTCCTGGATTACTCCGCGAACGCGCTGACCGGGGATAAGAAGAACTAG